CGTTGTCGACGCTGGCCTCCGCCCCAGGAGCGAAGCGGGGTTTCGTCAGTGCGCCGGTACGGGCAGCTCCCGTTCGCAGTCCGGCGTCACGCACTGCACGCGCCGGGTGATCTCGCGGACCATCAGCGCCATATTGTCCACCCGGCGCCGCTCGACCTGCGAGCTGCCGTGCACGAGCTCGTTGCGCAGCCGCAGCGCCTCGTTCAGGATGTCCCGGTCGACCTGCGAGATCAGCTTCAGCGCGTACAGGTGGGTAACGATGTCGCGGATCGATGCCGGATTGAAGTCGACGTGCAGCTGCTCCAGCCTGGCGCGGCCGCCCGCTTCGAAGCGCATCCATTCGGCCAGCAGGTTCGAGGCGGCCACCACGTAGCTGTCGTTGCAGATCGACGCCCGCGCGCGCGCTTTGACGAGTACCAGGCAAAGTATCGAGATCGCGGAGGTAGCAAGGCCGACGCCGGCCGTCAGCAGGATCGCGACATCGGCCGCCGTCAGGGTGACGCGCAGCTGGCGCAGGAAATACAGCGCCAGCGCGATGCTGCCGACCACGGCGCCGCCCACCGCGTACAGCTGGAACGCCAGGCGCACGCGGTGGTCGTTGGCACGGCGCTGCGTCAACTGGAACAACTCGTAGGACAGTGTGGGGGATTGGCCTGCGGTTATCACGGCATCACTCCTTGATGGTGGAAATCGTGACAGAAACAATGGCGAGCGCGACCACGAGAACGAAGATCATCATATAGGTCTTATCCTGCAACTTGTTCGCGTCGTAGCAGAAGCCTACCACCAGCGAGAGGACCGCGGCGCATATTCGCAGCAGCTTCGCCCCATTTTTTTGCCGCGGCCGGTTGAGCCCGCCGCGGACCAGCAACGTTGCTTCGACCACCATACCGCTGGTCACCTCGGGTGGCCCGGCTTGCGGATTGCGCAACACCTCGATGCGGTTCGCTTCGGTCAACAGGTCGCTTGCGAACTCCAGCGTGGCCTTGCGCAATTCAGCCTTGGCGGGAGTGTTCAACCCGGTCAGGGTCGAGTCGTCGATGTCGATTTGCATGGCGCGATTCCGGTCTGGCTGTTCTGTCCGTCTGGCGCGTTGTCGCCGTCCAGGCCTTCATCGTAGATCGTTCGCGCCTGCCGGACATCGACCCCGACAAACAATGGGCGCGCCAGCTAGCGCGCCATCAGCCGCAGGATCGCCATCGAGCAGTTGTCGCCGTTGCCGGCCGCCCGTTCGCGGGCTTTGTCGATCAGCAGTTCGGCCGCTTCGCGCGGGCGGCGGCGCGACACCGCGGCCGCCAGTTCGTTGTCGGAAAACCAGGACCACAGGCCGTCCGAGCACAGCAGGAACGCGTCGCCCGGCTGCAGGCCCTGTTGCATGCCGCCGGCCACGAAGGGTGCCTTCAGCGCGTTGCCGACGGCGTTGGCCAGCAGCCGCGAGCCGCGGTGCTTGCGGGCGGCTTCGAGCGGGACCTTGTCGATGTTGACGAGGTGTTCGACATAGGCGGCGTCGCCGGCCCGGTCGATGCAGGCACCGTTGGCGAAGCGGTACAGGCGCGAGTCGCCGACCGTCGCCCAGATCGCCTGGTGTTGCGGCGTCAGCACGAGCAGCGTCAGCGTCGAGCGGGCATCCGCACCGGCCGCCAGCGGATTCATCAGCAGGACGTCGTGGGTTTCCTGCACGATTTCGCGCAGCAGGACGGCAATCCGGTCGGGGCTGGACGCATCGCCCGGGCGGTACTCGTCGAACAACTGTTTTGCCGTGTGCAGCGCCTGGTCGGCCCCCATCGCACTGCGCTCGCCGCCATCGGCCAGCACGGCCAGCACGTAGCCGGGCGCACGCACGCTGGTATACAGCGCGACGCGATCGTGCTGCGCGGGGCGGTTGCCGACGTGCTGGGCCGTGCCGGCCTCGATCTTGAACTCGCTCATAAAAATGCCGATGGCTTCTTTCTCATCCTTACCTGGGTTAAACTATGCACTGGTTAGCGGTTTTGTTGCAAGCTCGAATTATTACAGTACAGATTGTTGCTTGTCGGAAATAAACGGCGAGCGATGGCAATGCGCTGCGGCGCGGGCGTTTTTACGGTAGCGTATCCCATGAAGAACGAAGACGAGATCCGGCGGCGCATCATCGAACTGGACGTGGAGCACCGCGACCTCGATGCCGTGATCGAGATGCTGACATTGGACGGCCATCACGACCAGCTCCAGCTGCGCCGCTTGAAAAAACGCAAACTGCAACTGAAAGATTACATCACGCTGCTGAAAATGCAGCTGGTGCCCGACGTACCGGCGTAATCCTGCCGCCATCGGCCCACGCGGCCGTGCTTACCCTCACTAGACTATTTTGACCGACCAAGACCAGACGCCAGCCGCGCCCGCCGGGGACAGCGGCGCAGTCGCCGCTTCTGCTGCCGCTCAGCCTGCCATCACGGGCAAACACGATGCCGAAGTCGAGCGCCTGTTCGGCACCGGCGGCCCGCTGGGGCCGGCGGTGGGCGGTTTTCGTCCGCGCAAATCGCAGACGGAAATGGCCAAGGCCATCGCCCATGCGATCGTCGAACAGCAGACGCTGATCGCGGAAGCCGGCACGGGCACGGGCAAGACGTTCGCCTACCTGGTGCCGGCGCTGCTGTGGGGCGGCAAGACCATCGTCTCGACGGGGACGAAGAACTTGCAGGACCAGCTGTTCTCGCGCGACATCCCGACCGTGCGCAAGGCGCTGCAGGCGCCCGTCTCGGTGGCGCTGCTGAAGGGCCGCGCCAACTACCTGTGCCACTATCACCTCGAGCGCACGCTGGCGAACGGGCGCATGACGTCGCGCGAGGACGTCGGCTACCTGCGCGAGATCTCGCGCTTCCTCAAGATGACGCAGACGGGCGACAAGGCCGAGCTGGCGCGGGTGCCGGAGAACGCCCCCGTGTGGAACCTGGTGACGTCCACGCGCGAGAACTGCGTGGGCCAGGAGTGCCAATACTACGAGGACTGCTTCGTCATGAAGGCGCGCCGCGAGGCGCAGCAGGCGGACGTGGTCGTCGTCAACCACCACCTGTTCTTTGCCGACGTGGCACTGAAGGACACGGGCGTGGCGGAGTTGCTGCCGTCGGCCAACACGATCATCTTCGACGAGGCGCACCAGCTGCCCGACACCGCCACGCTGTTCTTCGGCGAAAGCGTCTCGACCTCGCAGGTGCTGGAACTGTGCCGCGACGTGCTGGCCGAAGGCCTGTCGCATGCGCGCGACGGCGCCAACTGGGGCGCGGTGGTGTCGGTGGTGGAAAAGGCCGCGCGCGACCTGCGCCTGACCTTCCCCCAGGACATCGTGCGACTGTCGCTGCCGCAGATCGCGCCGTCGTCCGACTTCTTCCCCGCGCTGGCGAAGCTGAAGGAGGAGCTGGACGGCATGCTGGAAGTGCTGGAAGGCCAGGCCGAACGGGCCGAGACGCTGGAGCAGTGTCGCGTGCGCGGCGTGGAGCTGGCGCAGAAGTTCAAGGACTGGCAGTACGACCCGAAGGCCAAGGTGCCGGCCGGGCAGGAAGCCGTCTACTGGGTCGAGGCGTTCGCCAGCTCGCTGCAACTGCACAAGACGCCGTTGTCGATCGCGCAGATCTTCAACAACCAGCGCGAGGGCGTGCCGCGCAGCTGGATCTTCACATCGGCCACGCTGGCGGTCAAGAACGACTTCAAGCACTTCGCCCACCAGCTGGGCCTGTACGACGAGCCGGCCGTGTCCTGGCCCAGCCCATTCAACTACGGCGAGCAGGGCATCCTGTACGTGCCGCAAGGGTTGCCCGACCCGAACTCGATGGGCTACACGGATGCCGTGCTGGACTGCGCATTGCCCGTCATCGAGGCGGCCGGCGGCCGGACTTTCCTGCTGTGCACCACCCTGCGGGCCGTGAAGCGCGCGGCGGAACGGCTGCGCGACGAGTTCGAGAAGCGGGGCCTGAAGTTCCCGTTGTTCGTGCAGGGCGATCGTGGCCGCACGGAGCTGCTGGACCAGTTCCGCAAGGCCGGCAACGGCGTGCTGATCGGCAGCCAGAGCTTCTGGGAAGGCGTCGACGTGCGCGGCGAGGCCCTGTCGCTCGTCATCATCGACAAGCTGCCGTTCGCGCCGCCGGACGACCCCGTGCTGGCGGCCCGCATCGAGGTCATGGAAAAGAAGGGCATGAACGGCTTCGTCCACCACACCTTGCCCGAGGCGATCATCAACCTGAAGCAGGGCGCCGGCCGCCTGATCCGCGACGAAGGCGACCGTGGCGTGCTGATGCTGTGCGACCCGCGCGTCATCAGCAAGCCGTACGGCCGGCGCATCTGGCAAAGCCTGCCGCCGTTCAAGCGCACCCGCGAACAGACCGAGGTCATCGAGTTCTTCCGCACAGGCGCCGGCAAGCGCGCCTGAAAAAACGGTGACTGTCACCGTTTTTTCTTTTCCCTGACTGCGCAGTCGTTCTTTGTGCCCGCGCAAAGCCGGGCCGCGGCCCGGTTGCTAGAGTTGGCGTGGAGGCGTTGCCACAACCATACGGGGAGACACGGGAGGGGATGAGATGACGATCCGCTACGGCTGTTTCTTCAGTTACGCGCATGGCCAGCACGCGTACATGAGCAAGTTCAGGAACGACCTGATCGACGCGCTGCGCTGCTACCTGGAACCGCACTTCGACACGGAACGGGAGCTGTTCGTCGACAGCGAGCAGCTGGGCGGTGGCGACGACCTGGACCGCAAGATCGCGCTGGCGCTGTGCGAAAGCGTCTGCATGATCGTGATCTACACGCCGAAGTACGAAGCGCATGCATACACGCGCCGCGAGTTCGCCGCGATGCAGCTGATCGAGGCCGAACGGCGCCTCTGGTATCCGTTGCCCAGCCACCTGACGATCCCCGTCATCATGACGCGACATCCGCTCAGCCTGCCACCGCAGATCACGGACGGCATGTACGTCGATTTTTCGCGCTACACGCTGGCGACGGGCGACCTGAAGACCAATCCCGACTTCTTGCCGGACATCGACAAGATCGTCCAGCGCATCGTCGCCCATTATCACTACCTGAAGTACTGCATCCCGGCCGGTCACGACTGCGCCAGCTTCGAGCTGCCGCCCATTCCACCGCCGTGGCGCCCGGCACCGCCGCCCAGTTTTCCGCGCTGACCCGGCGCTTGCTGCGTCACCGGCGTCCGGTCCGTCCAGTTCGCTAACCCTGCTCATCGAAAAGGTCCGCCATGGAAACGCATCGCCTGTCTCTTCCGCCGCTCGACGAACCCGGAGAAGTAGTCACCTTCCATTCGCACAAGGGCGGCGCGGGGCGCACGATGGCCTTGGCCAGCCTGGCCATGCTGCTGGCCCGCCGCAACAACGCGACGGTGCCGGTGCTGATGGTCGACTGGGACATGGACGCGCCCGGCCTGCACCACTATTTCCGCACCGGTAGCGAAGGTCCGGGCCTGCTGGAGCTGTTCGAGGCCTGCCGCGACCAGCTGTTGCGGCGCAGCCGTCTGCCGGCCGCGTACGACGACGAGGACCTGGCCCAGAGCGTGCTGGACGCCGTCGGGTGGGAGCAGTACGTGGTGCGCGCCGACCACAGCCGGCCGCTGTTCCTGCTGCGCGCCGGGCGCCTCGATGCCGGCCACGCGGAGCGGCTGGCGCGGCTCGATTGGGAAGCCCTGTTTGCCGCCTGCCCGGCGCTGTTCCGCGTATTCGCGCGCCACCTCGCCGGCCGCTTCCGTTACGTGCTGGTGGATTCGCGGGCCGGTCGCACCGACTGTGCGGGCATCTGCACGACGCTGCTGCCGACCCGGCTGGTGCTCGTGTTCACGCCCAACCGCCAGCACCTGGAAGGGCTGGAGGCGCTGGTGCGGCGCGTCACCGCATGGCGCCGCAGCCATGAGGACGAGCAGCGGCCCCTGCTGGTCTACCCGCTGCCATCGCGCATCGAGATGGACGACCCGGCGCAGCGAGCCCTGTGGCGGCGCGGCGATGCGCAACGCGGCATCCCGGGCTACCAGCCGCTGTTCGAACGGCTGCTGGCGCAGGCCTACGGTCACCCGCGCATGTCGCTGGAGAGCTATTTCGACGAAGTGCAGATCCAGCAGTCGCGCGCCTTGTCGGCTGGCGAGCACCTGCCGGCGTGCGGCCAGGACGACGACCGCTTCTCCGTCACCCGCGCTTTCGAGTCCTTCCTGG
This is a stretch of genomic DNA from Pseudoduganella chitinolytica. It encodes these proteins:
- a CDS encoding toll/interleukin-1 receptor domain-containing protein; translated protein: MTIRYGCFFSYAHGQHAYMSKFRNDLIDALRCYLEPHFDTERELFVDSEQLGGGDDLDRKIALALCESVCMIVIYTPKYEAHAYTRREFAAMQLIEAERRLWYPLPSHLTIPVIMTRHPLSLPPQITDGMYVDFSRYTLATGDLKTNPDFLPDIDKIVQRIVAHYHYLKYCIPAGHDCASFELPPIPPPWRPAPPPSFPR
- a CDS encoding PP2C family protein-serine/threonine phosphatase encodes the protein MSEFKIEAGTAQHVGNRPAQHDRVALYTSVRAPGYVLAVLADGGERSAMGADQALHTAKQLFDEYRPGDASSPDRIAVLLREIVQETHDVLLMNPLAAGADARSTLTLLVLTPQHQAIWATVGDSRLYRFANGACIDRAGDAAYVEHLVNIDKVPLEAARKHRGSRLLANAVGNALKAPFVAGGMQQGLQPGDAFLLCSDGLWSWFSDNELAAAVSRRRPREAAELLIDKARERAAGNGDNCSMAILRLMAR
- a CDS encoding ATP-dependent DNA helicase, whose protein sequence is MTDQDQTPAAPAGDSGAVAASAAAQPAITGKHDAEVERLFGTGGPLGPAVGGFRPRKSQTEMAKAIAHAIVEQQTLIAEAGTGTGKTFAYLVPALLWGGKTIVSTGTKNLQDQLFSRDIPTVRKALQAPVSVALLKGRANYLCHYHLERTLANGRMTSREDVGYLREISRFLKMTQTGDKAELARVPENAPVWNLVTSTRENCVGQECQYYEDCFVMKARREAQQADVVVVNHHLFFADVALKDTGVAELLPSANTIIFDEAHQLPDTATLFFGESVSTSQVLELCRDVLAEGLSHARDGANWGAVVSVVEKAARDLRLTFPQDIVRLSLPQIAPSSDFFPALAKLKEELDGMLEVLEGQAERAETLEQCRVRGVELAQKFKDWQYDPKAKVPAGQEAVYWVEAFASSLQLHKTPLSIAQIFNNQREGVPRSWIFTSATLAVKNDFKHFAHQLGLYDEPAVSWPSPFNYGEQGILYVPQGLPDPNSMGYTDAVLDCALPVIEAAGGRTFLLCTTLRAVKRAAERLRDEFEKRGLKFPLFVQGDRGRTELLDQFRKAGNGVLIGSQSFWEGVDVRGEALSLVIIDKLPFAPPDDPVLAARIEVMEKKGMNGFVHHTLPEAIINLKQGAGRLIRDEGDRGVLMLCDPRVISKPYGRRIWQSLPPFKRTREQTEVIEFFRTGAGKRA
- a CDS encoding tetratricopeptide repeat protein, producing the protein METHRLSLPPLDEPGEVVTFHSHKGGAGRTMALASLAMLLARRNNATVPVLMVDWDMDAPGLHHYFRTGSEGPGLLELFEACRDQLLRRSRLPAAYDDEDLAQSVLDAVGWEQYVVRADHSRPLFLLRAGRLDAGHAERLARLDWEALFAACPALFRVFARHLAGRFRYVLVDSRAGRTDCAGICTTLLPTRLVLVFTPNRQHLEGLEALVRRVTAWRRSHEDEQRPLLVYPLPSRIEMDDPAQRALWRRGDAQRGIPGYQPLFERLLAQAYGHPRMSLESYFDEVQIQQSRALSAGEHLPACGQDDDRFSVTRAFESFLAWFEGGYYPWQSRDEIPLLAAVQQGRAAMEQGGGRGVALPLARDLARLGALYRREGQLERAVACAEESLALHVLMLGEEHGDTLGSKTVLAEVLYEQGRFEEARLQQQAVLEARERMQGAAAPATLEASTALAVTLAQLGQFPEALALQDAVIDSHERLLGDEHLATVESLAVRADILVHAEQLEQAGLLLERVMTLRARLLGTEHADTVRTRNALALARHRLKESGRQVCDNRANRHESAGVEPPRAGYRGARHACVDEPGDLADDTELSDSRIGLR
- a CDS encoding YdcH family protein — translated: MKNEDEIRRRIIELDVEHRDLDAVIEMLTLDGHHDQLQLRRLKKRKLQLKDYITLLKMQLVPDVPA